Below is a genomic region from Doryrhamphus excisus isolate RoL2022-K1 chromosome 16, RoL_Dexc_1.0, whole genome shotgun sequence.
GAAGTAGATATTGAGAGAGACTCCTCAAGAGAGGCCTCTCCTGTCCCACCAGATATGTCCTTCATATTTATGTCTACAGAAACTGGAAGTCACCCAGAAACCCCACCCAGAAACCCAGACCTTACCTCACAAGGAACGCCGTCAACTGGAGAGAAGACAAAGGATGTCTCAGATGAGATTGAAGCAAAAAGCAAGTCTAGTGAGGTTAATAGACGACCGAAAACAAAAGACAAGAAATTACCAGGTGATCACAAGACGACTGCAAGATcaagaagaagagaaaaggaAGAGATCCCCAAAGCCCTAAAGCCCTCAGATGGGAAGTGTACATTCTACTTACAGGAAGACACTCCTAAGCCACAATTACCCTCTCCCATCATAATTATACCTCCAACACAAGTGGAAGAGGATGACGATATTGAGATTGCTGAAGAGCCACGAGAGATAATGGACGATGCTGACATACATATGATCCCCAAAGTGGATCCGGCTGACCCAGGGATGCTGAAAGTGGACAGGAGCAGCACTGGGCAGCCTGATTCGGCCAGCCCATCCCCGCCTCAGCAACCGCCGGGCAATGAGGAGGCGATGGTTGGTCCAGATGTTGATGTTGAAGTGAGAGAGGAGAAGAAGGCAGGCATGGAGGACAACAGATCTGTCAGTCTAGGTCAAAAGGTGGACGCCACCAGTTCAGCCGTTTATGAGGACGCTACTGTGGACGTCTCAGACTGTAGTTGGATATATTCAAAAGGTACTCATCATTCACATCTTGTGACATGGAGTGGAACCTCTAAGGTAGAACACAACTTGTTTGGAGACCCTGTTTTTGAATCAGTCGATTCATCTAAATGTAAATACGGTAATCTCTCTTTTATATTGTTCATTGGTGACATACGCCACCGTGAGTTTCCGTCAAAGTAGGgtttcttatttatgaatggaatattttcataattggaAACCTATTCATGACCTCCTCAATACGTTTTTGTTACCCTTATTAGAAGCCTGtcgacataacataacaccccatagtcacctttacactcctatcaccagtaggcggacaggaagtgggagTTTCAGCTTTCCGTgggtgatgaaataaaagccgATGAAGTCTGGCGATTGTGTGTGTCACCGAACAGAATTGCGCATATCATCaccacatctttgaatgtgtctcctgaatgccttatagtctatttagccatgtttatgcttgaaaatgcttcatttagccACAAAGACGTAGCTTTTGCGAATTTGACAAAGAATAGGcctaatttaacaaaaaaacatgatttactAATTAATACAGTATGTTATTAAGAAATCGTGAGAGAGTGATGCTGGAACACAAGGTTAACACTCTATCCTTTCTTTCTATCCTAATATGTAAACAAGAAATTGAAAAGGCACTGGTGATATTACTAGCATAAATATGCATGCTGATGCGCCACTATGAGACTCCCTCATATAGTTTTTATGCAACTTCtggtaataataatcataatagtaagGAACATTTGTTTTTGGCATTCTGAACTGAACAACCATGCTCAGGGCGTTCACCTTGAGAGGTTCCACTATATTTGTTTGTGGAGAATTGGTTCCTTTTTTGACGCCTCTCTGCTGCAGATGATGACAAAACTATCATGACAAAGCAAATGGGAGCCCTTCCTCCaacccagggtgtacccggggTGGACACACCCAATAAACGGGCACCTGGCAGAGGAAGTAAGGTGTCACGAAAACATCCAAAAGAggagatgaagaagaaaaaaggttaCAGTTCATTTTGATGTTCTGTATTTGCATCAATGACGCCGCGGCGGTGCGCATTGCAGTGTAAGTTTCAGTTGTGGTTAATCTTGTCTCTCCTCTCTGCTAGTAGGTGTCATGCGGAGGGCGGACCTTCATAAGGTCTCAGCCCTCCAGAGTCGAAAGGGTGTGGCCAAACATCCTCGGCCTGCTCTGCTTCACGGCTCTGCTAGACGCAAAGCCACAGGTGAACACTTGTCAGTGGGATCTCAGCACCCTGGATAGAGAGAGCGCCAGTAAATAGCAGTGGAATTGATGTAAATAGGCTCAGGTATATGAAGCCTAAAGAAAGCGTTATTCCAGTGTTGCAGATGACTGCTCTCTATCTATTGGTGACTCTAAGCAGGCGCACTGTGGCTGGCAAACATCATGGGCTGCTCATCCTGTTGGAAAAGGCCTTTCGTCTTTTATTGTTTAGCTTTTTGTTCAAAAGTTCACACCTTCTGCGTCATACTGTGGCTATGTTGAGcgatagttgttgtttttttctttctttccggCTATTTCACTTGTTTTGCTGTTGTGTGAGGAGACTGGTGGCAGTGTTGATCCTGAGCTGCTGACTTTGACAACCTGCATTCCCAAATTGCTCCCCCTGGTGCTTGATGTTGACCATTACAGCAGATTTTCTTGGTCTCTGCAGGCATAGAAAGCTCCCAGCCTTTAagtgtccaccagtccagggagagACCAGCCGTAAGTTGCTGCCTTTTTTGGCTGTGTAttgcatgaaaacattttttctgcACGCTTGCATTTGTCTTTTTCGTTCTGTCTTGCATGCCAGCCTCTGTCCTTGCATTTGTCTCATCAGAGAAAATCTGTAAGTATGGTTTATTCTTCCATAAGCATCTGTATTCTGTGAAACCACCAATAGACTCATTTCAGGATCTCTACACCCCATCTCATGTCATAATTTATCCATTGGTCTCTCTGTTACATCACCATGTTCGTggcatgcccccccccttcatcaCCAAGAGCCCCACCCGGCCTGTTCTGTTAAAGATGGCAGTGCAGCACTTGGGGTCCAATCAGCAAATACCCCGTCCCAGCTCTGCCTGTAGTCTTAAACGGAGCCCCCAGGTGGAGGCGGTGCTCGGTGAGGCTCGCCCCACCTCTGCATGCTCCCGCCCTCCCCCTCCACCAAACACACAGGTAGAGAAGGTACAGTGAATGAGGTGCAGGGAACATATGACGGACTCATCTACCTGTGCTTCCATTCAGGAGCGAGCGTACCGCAGCCCGGAGAAGAGGTCGTCTCTCCCGAGGCCATCCAAGTCTCTGACGCGCCACCTCCCCGCTGCCGAACAGGAAGAGAGTGGCCCCTGCAGGCCCACGTGTAAGCCGCGTGCCAAATCAACCTTCATGCAGTCATCCCATTTTCACGCCTCCAGTGATCACTCGTCATTTTTAACCATCTCactgcccccacccccaacccgcCTTCCTCTTCATTTTGCATCACTTCAAGCCATCAGCACCGAGGCCAAAGCCGACAGCAGGTCTGGGAGGGGCCCGAGTATGGCAGGTAGAGCTCCTGTTGGCATCCTCCTAACCCCCTCAGTAACATCCACTGACAAGTAGACAAGCACACACACGGTGTTTatgtaggcctgtcacgataatccATTCATCGAACAATTAGAAACAAATTAGCCTCCTGAGAGAGTTCATGCTGACATGAATAAGGCACAGAAGCAATAGTTTCTAAGGTCAACGCAACAGCCCCATTGTGGGAATATTTCACAGACGAACCGATATGTCGCATTTGTTCCAAAGTAGTGACGAGGAAAAAGGGGAAGACAAGGGACGAAGCAGCGAAAACAATCCTCGTAGTCCCGCAGAACATTGATTTTCTTTGGTTTCTTTGGCCTGCCGTATTCTTGTTTAGCACATGCGGCCACAATGTCCTGGATGTAAGACACACCGGTGTATGTTATAGCGTATGATTCAtgaaaaaatcacagaaaattCAGTGTTTGGTTCGATTACATTTCAGATTTTAGTGTCagggttttatattttttccgtacaaaaaataaattttcatgCCTTGTATTCAACTGAAATTGCCAACATTTGTTTGAGCTAAAAaggaaatgaaatgtatttatggtgaccgaaaggacaagatagCAGGTACAAGCGGCCGAGATGAGTTTTCTCCGCAGGGTGGCTGgtctctcccttagagataaggtgagaagaacTGTCATCCAGGAGAGACTCGGAGTGGAACCGCAACTCCTCCCCATTGAGAGAAGCCAGATCTGGTTCGGATGCCTCCTGCATGcatccctggggaggtgttcagggcacgtccaacCCATAGAAGGCCTCGGGGAACACCTCCCAGTCCTTACCACCATCAAATGAAACGTCACACACAGTCTCTCCTGTAATACTGTGACACATTTCTTGTCAGGCACCGACTCAACACGTTCCTGGTCGGCCCGCAGTGGCACCTCCACCCCCGGATCCACCGCCGTCACGCCCGGCACCCCGCCCAGCTACTCCTGCCGCACACCTGGCTCGCGCACGCCCGGTAGCCACACGCCCAAGTCCTTCAGCGTTCTCCAAGAGAAGAAAGTGGCAATCATCCGGACCCCGCCCAAGTCGCCATCCTCCGCCCAGCGGCAGCTGAAGGTTCTGAACCAGCCTCTGCCTGACCTCAAGAATGTAAAGTCCAAGATCGGATCCACTGCTAACATTAAACACCAACCCAAAGGCGGACaggtaataatactaataccatttactgtaaatacatGTCGCATATAGTAAATGTACAAAGGCACACATACCTTCTCTCTGATTTAGGTGCAAATTTTAACCGAGAAGCTGGACTTCAGTCATGTTCAATCTAAGTGCGGCTCTAAGGATAATCTGAAGCACACGCCCAAAGGAGGCAATGTACGTACGCCACAAAAGTCTCTTCCTTGTCTCCTTTTATTTGGGGTCTTCCCATCCTCCTTTTGTCTCTGTTGGATATACAACATTAGATAGAACATTGGACAAGCATCTGTTACAGCTCACGTTGTGGTTTAAATGAGCTGAAATACGCTCTGGCTAAGGGGGTTCAGGTTTTACAACCGGGGGCACTTCCACTGGATTAGAGGGGCTTCTCTGGAAGAGAACCCTCAACCTTGAGTGGCCCCTGTTTGCACCATCTGTGTCTAAAACACACAAATCCTTGTCATTCCCAGGTCATGATTCCGAGCGTTaaactggacttcagccacgttCAGGCTAAATGTGGCTCCCTAAAcaagctccagcatgccccagGCGGAGGGAACGTGAGTGACTCaaccatattaaaaaaaatcaagaaatccagtaatccctcctttattgcgATTAATTGGTCCCTGACCTGCCAGCAATAAGTTGATTTCTTTACTTTTAAATTGGATgttttctaaatacgtttttattattgttagaattgTTAGAGCAcactaggcatgaaatagcacccctatatcacctttacactcgtattacccaatattgtagacataataagcaaaataaaacttgtgcctctgtgtgttgctgtaaatgtgctgCGGTGCTAGAGAGGACAGAAGAGTTTTAGTTTGGAGCAGGTTATGGCCAAAACAGTCAACCATGTTGGGACTGTTGTGCCTAGTTGTTGGATCATAcaaacctgcaacaaaagcctgttgttctagcaatcaagtctggtgccatGTAGGCCAAAATATATAAgatgtgcttaaatatgtattttttttacgtaCTATAGGTgttattcaaccatgaaacagcatgatttattattggcTATATTTCTAAACTGTAATAGAGTGAAGCTATGACCTTCGAAGCGCagggtggcgagggattactgtacgcTAAGTCATGTTTACTCATGAACCTGTGACGCATTGCATACAGTACAATGGCGCAGCGGCAGTTCTAGCTTCACCCCAGCCCCCACcaaccaccccccacccccagggaGCCTTTTGGATGACAGGTGTGTTATGCACGTAGAACACGCGCTACATGTAGGGCCCCTCCATCCCATTTTGCCGTGAGGCATGGAGCACCAAGTCAGCCTGAggcaggagaggaaaaaaagagatgAGAAATCCGACACTGCTCCCGTTGCCTCAATGATTGATAGAATGCAGAATCTGACAATAAAAAGGTCAGAATTCACTCTTTCACCTGTCAGTTCCTGTTGGTGTAAAGCTACAGCTGCAGCGGGAGTGGTTTTCATCCTAGCCTAGTATTTGTTTTATATAATTCtattaattatttgttattttgaacAAGAGATATTTTGCCCATAGTTATTCcctaatttttattcattcattcattttctaccgcttttcctcacaagggtcgcggtccctaattattaaatattagcaAATGaagtcattcaataccaaagacgcaTTTAGTCATTTTCTAATCCCAATTGCTCGCTCCCAACAATGTATTTATGCGTATTTTAGGGTTTCCTTTCGGGCAAAAGGCAAAAAGACGTGACTCTCCACTAATacatttcacttcagagcacTTTGAATCCATAAAagtggccacaagggggcagaagtgcatttgattaGAGGTCGGCAGGGATCAAGTGAATAGAAAATCTGTaacgtacctatgttctactgctgattattaaagaacggaaaaaggtagaaacaaatgtttatttcctgATGAAGCCAGGAATctagtctttcttttggtagccTCCATGTTTATATCGCCTGAGTACGCAATGTTCTGTGtcccttgaaagatcagtccaaaTCGTCTATCATGCACCTGCATGTCTCACATCTTGTGATAACCCAGTACTCCTTACAGTAAATGAATGATGGAAACTGTGAAGGTTTGCCTATGACTGTACACTATGAACAAATATGATCTTTTTTGGCCACGCCCCTGGAGATGGCCATCCTGGCACTGCAATGGTATACCATGCTGTACAGAACGTACACTGGATTGATGTCTGATGGAAGTTTAATTGAAGCCCTTTGGCGTGTGTGCTTGGCGTATAATCTCTTGTCTCGTTTGAGTACAAATTAATCTGAATTTATCCACATGCATGTCGTGCCACCCCGCGCTCACTCATGGGATAATCCCACTGTCGTACCGCCGCGCTTTTCCCCGCTGTGAATACAGAATGACGTGCGCGATGATTCTACTGATTCTCGCAGGTTCAAATCCAGACCAAGAAAATCGATTTGAGCCACATCACCTCCAAATGCGGCTCCATGTCCAACATCCATCACAGGCC
It encodes:
- the LOC131104179 gene encoding microtubule-associated protein tau-like isoform X7 codes for the protein MRSPCADSVALTVAQRAVGGVRVPLSSAHCQRLPHQHVCAAQLLQPVENLSSPRTKKTTYLPHHTRRSDDTVRTGSPSSLVSHSPRCPSSQAAMADGRQPEEHWASNGQENGENGYSAYSYRENGYHGGAAAHPGTTDKVEPVSALSAEEHQQDEEEEEEVAVCQEEVTCEHPGSPLLEQADLVTEPQALGCEQAQTPEVLNGGSHHSPSQKGIESSQPLSVHQSRERPAPLSLHLSHQRKSSPTRPVLLKMAVQHLGSNQQIPRPSSACSLKRSPQVEAVLGEARPTSACSRPPPPPNTQERAYRSPEKRSSLPRPSKSLTRHLPAAEQEESGPCRPTSISTEAKADSRSGRGPSMAGTDSTRSWSARSGTSTPGSTAVTPGTPPSYSCRTPGSRTPGSHTPKSFSVLQEKKVAIIRTPPKSPSSAQRQLKVLNQPLPDLKNVKSKIGSTANIKHQPKGGQVQILTEKLDFSHVQSKCGSKDNLKHTPKGGNVMIPSVKLDFSHVQAKCGSLNKLQHAPGGGNVQIQTKKIDLSHITSKCGSMSNIHHRPGGGNVRIDNVKLDFKDKAHAKVGSMDNASHMPGGGNVMIESHKLSFRESAKARVDHGAEIVVTHSPGMEAGGTSPHLSSAGSINLLESPQLSTLAQDVTAALAKQGL
- the LOC131104179 gene encoding microtubule-associated protein 2-like isoform X10 — its product is MRSPCADSVALTVAQRAVGGVRVPLSSAHCQRLPHQHVCAAQLLQPVENLSSPRTKKTTYLPHHTRRSDDTVRTGSPSSLVSHSPRCPSSQAAMADGRQPEEHWASNGQENGENGYSAYSYRENGYHGGAAAHPGTTVDDSDNLPPSPPPSPSAEQIGPAAQGIESSQPLSVHQSRERPAPLSLHLSHQRKSSPTRPVLLKMAVQHLGSNQQIPRPSSACSLKRSPQVEAVLGEARPTSACSRPPPPPNTQERAYRSPEKRSSLPRPSKSLTRHLPAAEQEESGPCRPTSISTEAKADSRSGRGPSMAGTDSTRSWSARSGTSTPGSTAVTPGTPPSYSCRTPGSRTPGSHTPKSFSVLQEKKVAIIRTPPKSPSSAQRQLKVLNQPLPDLKNVKSKIGSTANIKHQPKGGQVQILTEKLDFSHVQSKCGSKDNLKHTPKGGNVMIPSVKLDFSHVQAKCGSLNKLQHAPGGGNVQIQTKKIDLSHITSKCGSMSNIHHRPGGGNVRIDNVKLDFKDKAHAKVGSMDNASHMPGGGNVMIESHKLSFRESAKARVDHGAEIVVTHSPGMEAGGTSPHLSSAGSINLLESPQLSTLAQDVTAALAKQGL
- the LOC131104179 gene encoding microtubule-associated protein tau-like isoform X15, producing the protein MRSPCADSVALTVAQRAVGGVRVPLSSAHCQRLPHQHVCAAQLLQPVENLSSPRTKKTTYLPHHTRRSDDTVRTGSPSSLVSHSPRCPSSQAAMADGRQPEEHWASNGQENGENGYSAYSYRENGYHGGAAAHPGTTGIESSQPLSVHQSRERPASPTRPVLLKMAVQHLGSNQQIPRPSSACSLKRSPQVEAVLGEARPTSACSRPPPPPNTQERAYRSPEKRSSLPRPSKSLTRHLPAAEQEESGPCRPTSISTEAKADSRSGRGPSMAGTDSTRSWSARSGTSTPGSTAVTPGTPPSYSCRTPGSRTPGSHTPKSFSVLQEKKVAIIRTPPKSPSSAQRQLKVLNQPLPDLKNVKSKIGSTANIKHQPKGGQVQILTEKLDFSHVQSKCGSKDNLKHTPKGGNVMIPSVKLDFSHVQAKCGSLNKLQHAPGGGNVQIQTKKIDLSHITSKCGSMSNIHHRPGGGNVRIDNVKLDFKDKAHAKVGSMDNASHMPGGGNVMIESHKLSFRESAKARVDHGAEIVVTHSPGMEAGGTSPHLSSAGSINLLESPQLSTLAQDVTAALAKQGL
- the LOC131104179 gene encoding microtubule-associated protein tau-like isoform X14, whose protein sequence is MRSPCADSVALTVAQRAVGGVRVPLSSAHCQRLPHQHVCAAQLLQPVENLSSPRTKKTTYLPHHTRRSDDTVRTGSPSSLVSHSPRCPSSQAAMADGRQPEEHWASNGQENGENGYSAYSYRENGYHGGAAAHPGTTGIESSQPLSVHQSRERPAPLSLHLSHQRKSSPTRPVLLKMAVQHLGSNQQIPRPSSACSLKRSPQVEAVLGEARPTSACSRPPPPPNTQERAYRSPEKRSSLPRPSKSLTRHLPAAEQEESGPCRPTSISTEAKADSRSGRGPSMAGTDSTRSWSARSGTSTPGSTAVTPGTPPSYSCRTPGSRTPGSHTPKSFSVLQEKKVAIIRTPPKSPSSAQRQLKVLNQPLPDLKNVKSKIGSTANIKHQPKGGQVQILTEKLDFSHVQSKCGSKDNLKHTPKGGNVMIPSVKLDFSHVQAKCGSLNKLQHAPGGGNVQIQTKKIDLSHITSKCGSMSNIHHRPGGGNVRIDNVKLDFKDKAHAKVGSMDNASHMPGGGNVMIESHKLSFRESAKARVDHGAEIVVTHSPGMEAGGTSPHLSSAGSINLLESPQLSTLAQDVTAALAKQGL
- the LOC131104179 gene encoding microtubule-associated protein tau-like isoform X12: MRSPCADSVALTVAQRAVGGVRVPLSSAHCQRLPHQHVCAAQLLQPVENLSSPRTKKTTYLPHHTRRSDDTVRTGSPSSLVSHSPRCPSSQAAMADGRQPEEHWASNGQENGENGYSAYSYRENGYHGGAAAHPGTTVDDSDNLPPSPPPSPSAEQIGPAAQGIESSQPLSVHQSRERPASPTRPVLLKMAVQHLGSNQQIPRPSSACSLKRSPQVEAVLGEARPTSACSRPPPPPNTQERAYRSPEKRSSLPRPSKSLTRHLPAAEQEESGPCRPTSISTEAKADSRSGRGPSMAGTDSTRSWSARSGTSTPGSTAVTPGTPPSYSCRTPGSRTPGSHTPKSFSVLQEKKVAIIRTPPKSPSSAQRQLKVLNQPLPDLKNVKSKIGSTANIKHQPKGGQVQILTEKLDFSHVQSKCGSKDNLKHTPKGGNVMIPSVKLDFSHVQAKCGSLNKLQHAPGGGNVQIQTKKIDLSHITSKCGSMSNIHHRPGGGNVRIDNVKLDFKDKAHAKVGSMDNASHMPGGGNVMIESHKLSFRESAKARVDHGAEIVVTHSPGMEAGGTSPHLSSAGSINLLESPQLSTLAQDVTAALAKQGL